Within Mustela nigripes isolate SB6536 chromosome 3, MUSNIG.SB6536, whole genome shotgun sequence, the genomic segment ctGTTTTATTCATTCCCCTCCCTTCACTGTAAGCGATTTGTTTGGGGCACACCCAGGGAGAACACCTTGGCCCCGTAAGATGGATAAAGGCTCTCTGTCACGTGCCTGCAAGATGAACATTCATCCCAAGAATATTGGTTGAACACCTGCTATGTGACAGGCTGTCTTCCAGGATTATCACTGTGAGCAAAACAGACCCTAAGGGAGCTTCCATCCTAATGGGGCAACATAGTCCTCCCCACAGAAAAAAGTGTATGTATATGATGTATCATTTAATGGAAGTgccatggagaaaataaaattaggaggGGGTAGATAGGTCCACTTGAACATAATAACCCTTTGTGGGTCCTTACCTGGGGCTAAGCATCTTTATGCTAAGGGCGCTATCAGAAAACCTTATCTTCAGCAGAGTCCACTGAGGGAAGAATCTTAGTTCCTGAGGCCACACGGCTTCTCAAGGTCTGGATTACAGCCGAGGCACagtgagcccagggccagattCCCTGCCAGCACTGCACACGGAGGGTGGGAGGTGACGGCCTTAGCCGCCCAGGTTATAGCCCTCTAGATACCCCTCTAACCTGGTTCATGGAAATAGGAacttcctgctttattttccaaGACTTGGCTAAGGAAATTCaattcagttttcattatttgttttcagaggaaaaggaaaccgGCCGAAGGTGTTCTAGAGGGCCCGTTGGATAGACCAGAGCATGTGTTGACTTAATCGTGTGTTAGAGACGATGCGGGGGTAGTTCCACTAAACACACGGGCCTGTCTTCCAGTTGTTAGTTGCAGGACCCCAGAATATTAACAACCTCTGTGACACAAGGCACACTTGGGGTGGGGACTTAGTCCTCTCCGATGGAACTTTCCGCAGCCTCTGGACATAGTCTTTCGTgtatgagagggagagaagacgcTTCGGTATTTGATTAACCCTTAGTGTTCAAAGACACACACCCCTGGTTGAGATGACTGACTTCGGCCACTCCGACTGCTGTTGACCTCCGTAACCTGCATCATTGAATGGTGTGAACCAGAAGTTAGCTCGAGTCACTGTTCTAAGTGTCGGGGTTTTTCAGACTTCAGCTTTGGCTCAGAAATAACGTGATTGCCACGAGATATAAAACTGTTGTTTTTCCAGGTATGTGGGAGAGGCGGTTTCCACGTTGTCATTCTGAATGATCATTTAAAGGAGGCTGAAAGAGGCTGGCCTCAAAAGGCTTAGTTTGGTGGAGATGGGTTCAGCTTGTCAAGGAACCTTCTTCCACTCCGCTCACATGTTCTGTGTTGAAGGCAGAGGGTGTCACCCACTCAAAACACTGAGAGCTGCTTTGGAAGCTCTTCATTGCCCATCCCCGGCCACAGACAGTGGGTCACTCTGCTCAGTGCCCTGCATGCCTGTGGGCCTCGCCCTCACCACCTGTCTCTTTGTGTTTTACGCAGTGCCTTCTCCCAGTGCCTTGCTAGTAGACAATCCCACACCTTTTGGAAACGCAAAGGAAGTCATTGCAATCAAGGACTACTGCCCCACCAACTTCACCACGCTGAAGTTCTCCAAGGGGGACCACCTCTACGTCCTGGACACGTCCGGCGGGGAGTGGTGGTATGCTCACAACACCACGGAGATGGGCTACATCCCCTCCTCCTACGTGCAGCCCCTAAACTACCGGAACTCCACTCTGAGCGACAGCGGGGTGATCGACAATCTTCCAGACAGCCCAGACGAGGTGGCCAAGGAGCTAGACCTGCTCGGGGGGTGGACGGATGACAAGGGGTCCAGCAAAACCTATAGTAATAACCCTTTCTGGAACGGGGTCCAGACAAACCCGTTTCTGAACGGGAATGTGCCGGCGACGCCCGGTGTGGACGGGCTGACCCCCAGAAGCACCGTGGATCTGCTGCTTTTTGATCCAGGCGTGTCCTCGTTCACGGAGTCCAGCTCCGCCACCACCAACAGCACCGGGAACATCTTCGACGAGCTGCCAGCCGCGAACCGCGTCCAGGCAGAGGCGCCCAGCAAGCGGGACAACCCGTTCTTCAGGAGCAAGCGCTCCTACAGCCTCTCGGAGCTGTCGGTCCTGCAGGCCAAGTCGGATGCCCCTGACTCAGCAGGGTTCTTCACGGGCCTGAAGTCCCCGGCCCCAGAGCAGTTCCAGAGCCGGGAGGACTTCCGAGCCGCCTGGCTGAGCCACCGGAAGCTAGCCCGCTCCTGCCACGATCTGGACTTGCTGGGCCAGAGCCCTGGCTGGGGTCAGACCCAGGCGCTGGAGACAAGCATCGCCTGCAAGCTGGACAGCTCTGGGGGCGCCGTGCAGCTGCCCGACACCAACATCAGCATCCACGTGCCAGAAGGCCACGTGGCCCCTGGTGAGACGCAGCAGATCGCCATGAAAGCGCTGCTGGACCCTCCACTGGAGCTTAACAGTGACCGGTGCAGCAGCGTCAGCCCGGTGCTGGAGGTGAAGCTGAGCACCCTGGAGGTGAGAACCCACATCATCCTGGAGATGAAAGTGTCAGCCGAggtgaaaaatgacattttcagcaAAAGCACGGTGGGACTCCAGTGCCTACGGAGCGACTTGAAGGAAGGGCCCTATGTCCCCATCCCCCTCACCTACAGCTACGGGGACACGGTCCAGGTCCAGCTGGACAACCTGGAGCCCTGCATGTACCTGGCCATCGTTGCCCACGGCCCAAACATTCTCTACCCTTCCACGgtgtgggacttcatcaataaaAAGATCACCGTGGGGCTCTATGGCCCCAAACACATTCACCCATCCTTCAAGACCGTGGTGACCCTTTTCGGGCATGACTGTGCCCCAAAGACGCTGATGGTCAGTGAGGTCACCCGCcaggccccctgccctgcccccgtGGCCCTGCAGCTCTGGGGTAAACACCAGTTCGTCCTGTCCAGGCCCCAGGACCTGCATGTCTGCATGTTTTCCAACATGACCAATTACGAGGTCAAGGGCAGTGAGCAGGCCAGAGTGGTCAGGGGATTCCAGATGAAGCTGGGCAAGGTGAGCCGCCTCATCTTCCCCGTCACCTGCCAGAACGCCAGCGAGCTGTCCGACTTCACCCTGCGGGTCCAGGTGAAAGGCGACCAGGAGGCCATCCTGACCCAGTTTTGCGTCCAGACCCCCCAGCCACCCCCTAAAAGTGCCATCAAGCCGTCCGGGCAGAGGCGGTTCCTCAAGAAGAACGAGGTCGGGAAAATCATCCTGTCCCCGTTTGCCGCCACCACCAAATACCCAACGTTTCAGGACCGCCCGGTGTCCAGCCTCAAGTTCGGCAAACTGCTCAAGACCGTGGTGCGGCAGAGCAAGAACCACTACCTGCTGGAGTACAAAAAGGGCGACGCCATcgccctgctcagcgaggagaaGATCCGGCTGAAGGGGCAGCTGTGGACCAAGGAGTGGTACATCGGCTATCACCAGGGCAAGGTCGGCCTGGTGCACGCCAAGAACGTGCTGGTGGTGGGCAGGGCCAGGCCGAGCCTTTTCTCGGGGCCCGAGCTGAGCACGTCGGTGCTGCTGGAGCAGATCCTGCGGCCCTGTAAGTTCCTCACCTACATCTACGCCTCCGTCAGGACCCTGCTCATGGAGAACATCAGCAGCTGGCGCTCCTTCGCCGACGCCCTGGGCTACGGGAACCTGCCGCTCACCTTCTTCTGCCGCGCGGAGCTGGACAGCGAGCCCGAGCGCGTGGCGTCGGTTCTGGAGAAGCTGAAGGAGGACTGTAACAACACAGAGAACAAAGACCGCAAATCCTTCCAGAAGGAGCTCATGATGGTAagttgctcagtggggagcctggggcctGACCATCCGCTCTCAGCGCCTCTCCCTGCACACTGGGGCGTGGGTTTGGTGAATCACCCGGCCAGCATCCGGGCGCGTCTTCACTTTCCGGAACGCACAGGGCTTAAGTGTGCACGTGCACCTAGAGGGCATTTGGGGAGCCCCAGACAGCTCAAGAGCCACCACGGAGAGCACCGTTCAGGTGGCTTTCTGCTGGATTCACGAACTCCTTGAGGTCTCTGATGGACCCCTCAGGGCTTGGTGGAAgtggggggcacagggagacTCTCACTCCAGTTTGCCTCTGTTTTGATGTCTTGGGGAGAAGATCCGTGTTTCATCAGATTCCTACCAGGATCTAGGACTCTGACGCTTTCAGAACTGCCGCCCCAAAGTTTAGCTTTACTTTGATAAGTGTTTCCCTATCCTCGAGGTTTCCAcgtttctttctgtctcctttttgtgtgtgtgagtaggGATTGAGGATGGCCTCTGTTTCTCCAGCACGGCTGGGAATTGCAATCCTGAGACTAGGAGAGGGTGAGGTTGGTGTCATACCACAGGACACGCCCAGGCCTCTAGCCAACGGGGAAAGCATTCGCTCAAGTCCCCCACAGCCTGGGCTCTGCCACCCTCTCCCAGCTGTGTGCTTCTCGTGTCCTGTCATAGAACACTGACCTGCAGAAGCTTGACGGTACCCTCTTGGCATCCCGCCTTGCATCTGGTGGATATTGTTTCCGTGGCAGAAGCatcctctgtctctttccccatcttcccaACCTGTCCCTGGGGCTTCTTCCTGTGGAAATCCTGGTGATTCAGTCATTGGCGTTCCTTCCTTGCTCCCCCAGGCTCCACACCCTCTTTTTGCCTCCTGACTTTTTAAGAGGTGAGTCTCAGCACCTCAGAATTTCTGCCACCTGTATTCTCCCAACTGCCATGCGGCGAGAGCAGTTGTGGGAACGGATGAGCCAGGTATGCGTGTGTCTGAGCATGCCCCTGTTGCTGTCGGAATGCCACTGAGGTCCGTCCATGGCACATGCAGCTCTTGGCTGTcctgggagccaggagccagaagGGATACCGTCTCCTgcaggctggggagaggcagggctgcATCCCCACCCACTCCCTGCGGGAGGCCCCTCCCCTAGCAGGCCCCCAAGCTATGGCAAGCCCAGCAAGGCTGGTGTCCTGTTGGATGGACCCGGCTCAGTGGATAGGGGTGCACATCCCTCTCCAGGCCCTCGAACTGCGGTTCGCTGTAGATTATAAAATCGGGTGCTTTCATGAACGTAAACAACACTGATGGCTCCTTCATTACAGTCTAAGACGCCCTCACCTCCAGTGGccggagctggggaaggggacagtGGGAGCAGCCCTTCCCACCTGGGAAGGAGTGATGACAAGGGAGGCCCTTTGCTTACCACGTTCCCTCATCTCCTTCCAGGTCTTTCCAGACTTAAGTGGTGGCTCTTTCTCTTCCATGTGGGGCCCTTCTCTGACAGCACATGATTGCGGGCCATCCCTGGGTTCCTGTCCTGAGGCATGGGGGTCTCTCCGGGGCCTAGTCGGGTCTGCTGGGAGGTTGGCAGTGTTTTCCCTCGTTCATCTCCTGGACTAAATCCGTCACCGTCCTGAGATCGGGTAGATTAGAATGTTGGCTGAACGTCTAGAAATCACAGGCCGATTTGTCCCCGTGTGTTTCAGTTTCCATTTCTTGCCACACTCGAGTCTCTGAACAGTGGCTTCCTGCAGCCTCGGGGGGGTCCACCAGCCCTGCAGCTGTCACGGCCCCTCGTGTGGTGACACGGTTTTCTGTTAAGGTGGGACTCCCTGGTCTGGAAAGAGTGAACCCACGGGAAGGGGTGAAGGTTTGGGATCGTAGGTTTgcagggagatgggaagagagaaCAACATCGTTCTGTCCTCCCGCCATCTGAGGGGGGGTCGGGCTTGGGCCCATGCTGCTCCCTTGGCCCGGAACTCTTCCCCGCAGACCCTGGACAGAGCTCTTCACATCCCCCGGTGCCAGCCCACAGGTCATGCCCTCAGACCTTTTCCGTGCTCTGCTTCATCGGTCCAGATCACTGTCTGCACTGAGTTTTCCCCAGTCCCAGGTGGCCTTGTTGCCTCGAGTTCGTGTTCTTGCTCTTGACCTCATCAGATAGAAACACCGCTCAGGTTCTCGGGCCCCGACCTGCGCCGCGTCCTGCGGTCAGACCGTGCTTCTGCTCTGGTTCTCCGGGCGCCTTCCCTCCTGCCATCGTTGCTTGGCCTTGAGGGGCGTCTTGCACAAGCCCGTGGACTCCCAGTGTGCTCCTGCCTGCCCTTTCCCACCCAGCCTGTGCAACCACTGCCAGGGGATGCTGCCCCCGCCCCGTCCCCTTGCCTTGTGGTGGAAGCCGCGACCATCCGTGCCAGAGGACGGCCACCCCACCGACCATGCCCCCAGGCCGGACTGAATGCggcggggagggaaggggcgATGCGGGGCTGCTGCAGGGAGTGGGCAAGACTGGCACTGAACGAGGCAAGTAGCCAGGGTGGACGGAGCCCCTGGGGACCTCTGCCAGTAGGACTTGTGGTGGCGGGTTGGGGAGAGGTCAGGAAGGGGTCCTCAAGGATCACTGAGTAGAAGGTAAGTGGTGGAAGCTTCTGACACAGAGCAAGGAGGCGCCACCACAGACAGCGGTGCAGGTGTTTCCCAGCTGCCTCCTGTGTGCGCAGGGGCAACACCGGCTGCTGGGCTTTCTAAGGGCAGGGGTCCTTAACGTGAGCGAGGCGTGGAGTGATGAGCACGAGGACGGGACACGCTTGCTGGGAGCCCCCTGTGTAGACCAGGGAAAGGTGAGCAGGCCCGAGGGTGGGGGCTTGTACTGGTGCAAAAGCCCACTCGCCGAGGTGGGGGGCCGCCAGGTTGAAGGCACAGCATGAGCAGGATCAGGGTCCTGGAGAGCAGAGATGGGGGCAGACCAGAGACCACACAGTGATCCTGGAGGGATGGTATGTGGGGTGTGGGGCCACCCGCACCGGATCGCACTCGAGCTTTGCTCTGTAGGCACAGAGAGGGGTACCGTGtttgggggaagagaaggggagccAAGCTGGATCCAGGCGTGTCCCTGTGCCTTgccacaccccacaccccctGAGCCCCTCAGAAGCCGCTACCCATCCTGCCGGGAACCCCGCTCCAAATGTCATTCCTGCAGAATATCAGGAGGGCACCTGGGGCGGAGGACCCCGTTTTCTAGATACTCGTTTCTAGATCTACGTGTGTTCAGGAGACGAATTGGCAGCTCCTTTTTATCAGTGGTGAGAGGTGCGCCCAGATCCGAGGACTGCCTGGCGGGGCCGCCCTTCCAGGTTGGTGCGGAGATTGCCTGGGCCGCTCAGCCTCCAGTCCGCTGCTCACCTTTGCAGCCATCAGAGGGGCGCCTCCTGCAATCAGGCCTTCCGTTTCTGGCTGCAGTGCGCGCTTTCCCTGCTTCCAGGCTGGTTGGCCCCGGGGCCCATGGCCACTCTTGCATGGCGTCATCGGTGAGAAGCGGTGTTTTCTTGCCGCGGGCCCGGCGGTGTGGCCCTTAAGAGCTTCAGGGGCCTGTGTTTGCACAGCTGTCTGGGCTCATCCCGGGTTTTGTTTGGTCTTGAATGGAAAATGGTTTTGTCGCTGGGGAGTACACAGCTGGGAGTGACAGGAAGTGGGTGGCAGGTGCTGTTACTATGGCGTGGACTGTCCTGAGACCCCTCCTCCCATTTGCCAaccttgggctccctgttggGACTTTTGTTTTCTTCGTGAAAGGGAGAAAGCAGAGCCTGTTCTTTGCTCTTGGCACGGTGAAGTTCTTGACCGCGTCTCCTGCTGCGTCTGGTGCCAAACACgtgcttgtgtgtgtttgtgccgGGAACTGTGAGGGCACCGAAggaagggctgggtggggagggagcactCAGGGGCGTGGGCGGGCCTGCCGAGGGGGCGGTGGCCGGCgctcagggctggggctggagtcGCGCTGGGCTTCTGAGTCCGGGGGCAGACTCTTTGGAGAAGGTTCTCTGAGAAAGAGAAGGTTCCTCTAAGACATACATCAAGGGAAGGGTAGCTGTTTCCAGGAGCGGAATAAAGCCCAAGCTGATGGAAATGAGGGGTGAACTGGAAGATTCcggaggtggggtggggctggagaggaCAGTCTGGAGTGATTCTCCGAGAGTCCGGCAAAAAACCCCTGATCCCCCCAGAAAGAGGGCCGTTAGTTAACCACTGCGCCTATAGGGGGTTCCTGGGGTTCTTCTCATGTTTGCATGTCTTGGGAACAGAAGCATGGGTGGGGTGACCATACAGCAAAACCGAAAGGATACCTCATTGTCTTTTCATAAGAGTAATTCCTAAAACGGGGCCTAGCAGACTGGCTCCTGGCCACCTGCTTTCGTAAGTGAGGTCACACCGGACTGAGCCGTGCCTGCTGCTTCCCACACCATTCGTGCTGCTTCAGCCCCACACCGGCCAATGCAGGGGCTTGTGACAAAGACGGCAGGGCCCGCAGAGCCGAAACCTCTGCCCTGTCTAGCGCTGGGTCGAACAGGTTTGGTCACCTGGCTCAAATTCCCGTTCGCTCCGATCAGATTGCTGCCAGGGTCAGCCTCGTTTCGAATGGGATTTTCTGGGATTACCTGTGGgcattggtgtgtgtgtgtgaattgaaGAGGAAGCTACAGGGAAAGGAGCCCGAGCCTCCTGCTGGAAGCTTTCCACTGCTAGGACCCGGCAGCACCCACAGTATGCCCTTAAAAAAATGCCTAAATGCCTCCTGGGTGGTGGTGTGGCCACTCCGGGGCCGTCGAAACCCGCGCCAGCTCATCCAAGTGTGAGCAGAGCAGAAATTCGTAAACGAAGGCGCCTCCGTCCGCGTTCGTCCTGCTGCTCACGTGGAGCCCCGGTCCTCGCCCGTGGCCCGGGCACAGAGCCATTGTCCTCACTCCCGCCAGGGGCGACCCCAGTCGGAAGCGTGACTCTGGTGCGTTCTGTTTCCTAGAAAAGGAGGCCACCTCCAGAGCTGGGAAGCCATGGGCAAAAGCCAAGTGCAGATGCGGAGGGACTGACTGTCTGCTCTGTCGGGGAGGTGACCTGCCCGCCTCAGTGCCTTTGGGGCTCCAGACTCCCCACACGGCAACAATTTAAATCCAGGGTCCGACCAGGGTATCGCACGTCCCCCTGCCGCACACGGGGACGTGCGTGTGTTTAGATCCTCTGAAGCACGGATCTACTAAACatcgattttttttctttttaaacaacatCACTTGAATGCctcaaaattcagaaaaaaggGGACCCCTTTCTGAAATACATAGAGCTGAGAAGTCCCATAGTCCAGGCCCGTGTTTTCTTTGGTTCCGTCCTGACGTTGAGGAGTGAGTGAGTGCCCGCAGAATTTGGGAAAAGGCCTGCCTCCACCTCTGTCCCCTCAGGGACCCTGGACAGGCCACCTGCAGGTGTTGGGCCTCTCCGTTGCTCCCTCAGCTTTGTCTGCAGACTGGGGTCAGCCTGGCGCCTGCCTGACAGGGGTTCTGAGGAGTGGATGAGGCCCTGCCCGGCTCATCGTAGGAGCTCGGTCCTCTTGGCTTATTCCAGAACACAACAGAACCAACCCAAACAGGACCACGGGACCCTcacgcccaccccccacctcctgcccaaCGCAGTTCCAGCTAGCCGCCACCAGAGGGACCTGCTGCAAACGGCAGAGGTTCCCCGGGCTGGGGCATGCGGCTCCTGCATTCCACCAGAATGCATTGCCAGAAAAGTCACCATTCCTCCATCTTGCTAAGCTCCCCCAAGATCAACATGAAACATAGATGGGGATATTCCGTCTCCGTCAGAGACTCAGCAGACGGTAGCTGCGCTCAGTCAGGGCCGCTCACCATCTTCGCAGGCCAGCAGGCAAAGTTCTCACAGGGTCTGTGTGTCCGGCTCAGTCAGGAAGGGGCTGCTGGGCCGGGTGTTCCCAGCATGTGCTCTTGGAGTCTTGGAGCGACAACGGCAGGTCCCCAGACAGAGCCCAGAAGGACCACCAGGTGACTTGTTCTGCTTCTAGCCTCTCCAGGCTGAGGCTGACCTGTCTGAGGGCCTGAGAAACTGTCTCCCCGGGGGCCTCTGAGGCCCTTCTGCACCTCACGGTGGGTGGACCCGGGGGCCtgctggtttggttttgtttctttaagaccCCTGCCTGGTGTCTCGCAGAAGACATTGGACTGTTGAGCTCTGCTTTGGAAGCTTGCATGATCCGGCCCctttcctgggggggggggggggggggcgagcatGGGGACCCAGTGGGGATTTGGGCCGGGCTCCGTCCccttgcctccttccttcccagggtGGCGGGCGTTTGTTTATTTCCCTCCGGATTCTCGCCACAGTTGGTGACTCCTGTCCTGAAGACACACTAGAAAGTTCTTCCAACTTTGGCCAAGGGAGCAATCCTCTTGGTTGCAGAAAGGGTTCTGATGGTGGTCCCTCAGGTTTAGCCTCCAGCCCTCTCCattctcctcaccctcctcccacccttccACCTGGGGTCTTCACTTTGTCACTAAAACCTGACAGCCCAGATGCCTGTGTCCAGCTGGTGCCCGAAGCACGTTCCCCCAGCCTAGCTCCTGGTCCGGTCCCCTGAGCCCCAGGTGTCCGGTCCATCTCAGGGAAGCATCACTGTGCCCAGCTGATCCGAGGGAGCGGAAACAGGGCCAGCAGCCCGCATCCGCCCTCGCCCCATGGGTCAGCATCCTGGGGCTGCTGAGACAACGCGTCACAGACAGGGTGGCCCAGGACAACAGAGACGTGTTCTCTCCCGGTGCTCGGGGTGTTGgcaggcctgcttcctcctggagCTCAGAGGGACTGTCTGGTCCAGACCTCGCTTTTGGCTCCCAGTTGCTGTGACAGTCCTCCGTCCTTACgcatctctgtctgtctccttaTAAAGACAACCAGTCATTGGACGAGGGCTGCCCTAATCCACCGTAACCTGGTGTTAACGAGTGGCAGCCACAAAGACCGTGTTTCCGAACACAGTCTGAGTCTCCAGGTGGATGTGACTTTGCAGGGAGAGTGCTGGCAAACCCAGTCCACCCTGCAAAACTCATTGCTTTCCTTCCATCCTGTGGGTGTCGGCCATGCCTGAGTTCAGGGGGCACTTTCTAGGTCCTAGAACCTTCGGGAGAAAGAGCCCATTGCCCTCGCTTGAAACTGGAGCCTGCCCTCTGACCTGCCCCGTGCCCTGCTCCTTCCTCCGCAGGCCTTACTGAAAATGGACTGCCAGGGCCTGGTGGTCAGACTCATCCAGGACTTCGTGCTCCTGACCACGGCGGTCGAGGTGGCGCAGCGCTGGAGGGAGCTGGCCGAGAAGCTCGCCAAGGTGTCCAAGCAGCAGATGGACGCGTACGAGTCTCCGCACCGGGACAGGAACGGGGTCGTGGATAGCGAGGTGAGCCTGGGCGAGGAGATGCACTCAGCTCTGTCTGCTGGACAGCATGTGGACGGGGACGAGTGAGTGGACGTGAGAAGGGGAGGCTCTCCCTGAGCGGGGTGAGTGTCCTCTTTCCCTGGACTTGGCTGCGCGTCCCGATCTTCAGGGACCTTCCGTCAGACGGAGCAGCACATGAACGGAGCCCTTTGTGGCCACCTCTGCCTGGTCTCTGGCCAGGTCTGTGTTGGCTAAACACCTGGTATGTTGTGAAACTTGGGTTCCTGCTCACAGGTTCTTTGTAGTCTCACTTGGTGGCGGAGGTTGCTTTAAGCTTCTGGAAAGGGGTCAGGCCAGGAGACGTAGGAAGGAGGAAATCCCAGAACAAGGGTGTCCTTTACTCACACAGTGA encodes:
- the SH3BP4 gene encoding SH3 domain-binding protein 4 — protein: MAAQRIRAANSSGLPRCKSEGTLIDLSEGFSEASFNDVKVPSPSALLVDNPTPFGNAKEVIAIKDYCPTNFTTLKFSKGDHLYVLDTSGGEWWYAHNTTEMGYIPSSYVQPLNYRNSTLSDSGVIDNLPDSPDEVAKELDLLGGWTDDKGSSKTYSNNPFWNGVQTNPFLNGNVPATPGVDGLTPRSTVDLLLFDPGVSSFTESSSATTNSTGNIFDELPAANRVQAEAPSKRDNPFFRSKRSYSLSELSVLQAKSDAPDSAGFFTGLKSPAPEQFQSREDFRAAWLSHRKLARSCHDLDLLGQSPGWGQTQALETSIACKLDSSGGAVQLPDTNISIHVPEGHVAPGETQQIAMKALLDPPLELNSDRCSSVSPVLEVKLSTLEVRTHIILEMKVSAEVKNDIFSKSTVGLQCLRSDLKEGPYVPIPLTYSYGDTVQVQLDNLEPCMYLAIVAHGPNILYPSTVWDFINKKITVGLYGPKHIHPSFKTVVTLFGHDCAPKTLMVSEVTRQAPCPAPVALQLWGKHQFVLSRPQDLHVCMFSNMTNYEVKGSEQARVVRGFQMKLGKVSRLIFPVTCQNASELSDFTLRVQVKGDQEAILTQFCVQTPQPPPKSAIKPSGQRRFLKKNEVGKIILSPFAATTKYPTFQDRPVSSLKFGKLLKTVVRQSKNHYLLEYKKGDAIALLSEEKIRLKGQLWTKEWYIGYHQGKVGLVHAKNVLVVGRARPSLFSGPELSTSVLLEQILRPCKFLTYIYASVRTLLMENISSWRSFADALGYGNLPLTFFCRAELDSEPERVASVLEKLKEDCNNTENKDRKSFQKELMMALLKMDCQGLVVRLIQDFVLLTTAVEVAQRWRELAEKLAKVSKQQMDAYESPHRDRNGVVDSEAMWKPAYDFLLTWSHQIGDSYRDVIQELHIGLDKMKNPITKRWKHLTGTLILVNSLDILRAAAFSPVDHDDFVI